A genomic segment from Cuculus canorus isolate bCucCan1 chromosome 20, bCucCan1.pri, whole genome shotgun sequence encodes:
- the BCL7B gene encoding B-cell CLL/lymphoma 7 protein family member B isoform X1: protein MSGRSVRAETRSRAKDDIKKVMAAIERVRRWEKKWVTVGDTSLRIFKWVPVADSKEKEKSKSGSSTAREPNGFAADTSANSSLLLEFQGAVSADENSNQSSLSDVYQLKVDSSPNSSPSPQQSESMSPAHTSDFRTDDSQPPTLGQETMEEPSLPSSEVADEPPTLTKEEPVPLETQVTEEEEDSGAPPLKRFCADQNSVCHTASES, encoded by the exons ATGTCGGGCCGCTCGGTGCGCGCCGAGACCCGCAGCCGCGCCAAGGATGACATCAAAAAAGTGATGGCGGCCATCGAGCGCGTCCGCAGATg GGAGAAGAAGTGGGTGACAGTGGGTGACACCTCCCTGCGGATATTCAAGTGGGTGCCGGTGGCGGACAGCAAGGAG aaagagaaatccaaatcaggcagcagcactgcccgAGAACCCAATGGCTTTGCAGCGGACACCTCTGCCaactcctctctcctcctggaGTTCCAAG GTGCTGTTTCTGCAGATGAGAACAGCAACCAGAGCTCCCTGTCGGATGTCTACCAGCTCAAGGTGGACAGCAGCCCCAactccagccccagcccccaGCAGAGCGAGTCCATGAGTCCTGCCCACACGTCTGACTTCCGCACGGATGACTCACAGCCACCCACACTGGGGCAGGAGACCATGGAAG agccctccctgccttcctcGGAAGTTGCAGACGAGCCTCCTACTCTCACAAAGGAAGAGCCAGTCCCGCTTGAGACTCAG GTaactgaagaggaggaggactCCGGTGCGCCACCTCTGAAGAGATTTTGTGCCGATCAGAACTCTGTGTGCCACACGGCCTCGGAGAGCTAG
- the MKS1 gene encoding tectonic-like complex member MKS1 isoform X1 has protein sequence MAEPLRSAGPSAVYRSRDPVGSLRLRVRLQRVSAAGSLLPLPPPLAGTGEKRREREEEEEEVEEAEVAWQEKLFSQFEVDLYRHESACQTPLDREYRKEILKLEKAGGRKNRRVFTYTDHDRFTNLEERCQKVTDSDHEVPSFLAERMANVRRRRQDRRPIEASSLKSKIITWEPSEEFIKNNHVINTPVQTMYIMGDMGPYGKLGHREYEHVLCTIKVDSNGVITVKPDFTGTKGAYRIELDGEKREVWKYTIENASVQMQPEEEEREQRVFRDLYSRHKEYLTGLVGSEFETTLPGTLRLFVNGEIVSAQGYEYDNLYVRFFLELPNEWSSPAFQQLSGVTQTCATKTIGSENVAYFCYPFTLEMFFTQGDEAEDTVPEWPVLYFEVLSLDFWQRYRVEGYGSLVLPASPGLHMLTIPTWRPVQLGTVAELRRFFIGGSPELEDLTYIRIPSTFKGERLSRFGFRTETTGSVTFRLYCLQQSKAFLESSARRQCMQSVLDRLGGFSHQSSIYNVLEAFQRARRRMQEARESLPQDLISPSASAVCQSQEP, from the exons ATGGCGGAGCCGCTGCGGAGCGCAGGCCCGAGCGCCGTGTACCGCTCGCGGGACCCCGTGGGCAGCCTGCGCCTGCG GGTGAGGCTGCAGCGGGTCTCGGCCGCCGGGTCGCTCCTaccgctgccgccgccgctcGCCGGGACCGGGGAGAAACGGCGAGaacgggaggaggaggaggaggaggtggaggaggcgGAGGTGGCCTGGCAGGAGAAACTGTTCAGCCag TTTGAGGTGGATCTGTACCGGCATGAGTCCGCCTGCCAGACCCCGCTGGACCGAGAGTACCGCAAAGAGATCTTGAAGCTGGAGAAGGCTGGAGGGCGGAAGAACCGTCGTGTCTTCACCTACACAGATCATGACCGATTCACCAACCTGGAGGAG CGCTGCCAGAAGGTCACTGATTCAGATCATGAGGTTCCATCATTTCTGGCAGAGAGGATGGCCAACGTGAGGAGGCGAAGACAAGACCGTAGGCCAAT AGAAGCAAGTTCTCTGAAGTCAAAAATCATCACCTGGGAACCCTCAGAAGAGTTTATAAAGAACAATCATGTTATTAACACTCCTGTCCAGACCATGTACATCATGGGAGACATGGGACCTTATGGGAA GCTTGGCCACAGGGAGTATGAACATGTTCTCTGCACAATCAAAGTGGACAGCAATGGGGTGATCACAGTGAAGCCAGACTTTACTGGCACCAAAGGGGCCTATCG GATCGAGCTGGATGGGGAGAAGCGAGAGGTGTGGAAATACACCATTGAGAATGCGTCTGTCCAAATGCagccagaggaggaggagcgtGAGCAACGTGTGTTCAGAGAC CTGTACAGCCGGCACAAGGAATACCTCACTGGTCTCGTGGGCTCAGAATTTGAAACG ACCCTTCCTGGTACCCTGCGGCTCTTTGTGAATGGAGAGATAG TTTCAGCTCAAGGCTACGAGTATGACAACCTCTATGTCCGTTTTTTCCTGGAGTTGCCTAACG agtGGTCGAGCCCTGCATTCCAGCAGCTCTCAGGAGTGACACAGACCTGTGCCACTAAGACAATTGGCTCG GAGAATGTGGCATACTTCTGCTACCCCTTCACTTTGGAGATGTTTTTCACCCAAGGAGATGAAGCGGAAG ACACTGTCCCGGAATGGCCTGTGCTCTACTTTGAAGTCCTCTCCCTGGATTTCTGGCAAAGGTATCGCGTTGAAGGATATGGTTCTTTGGTGCTGCCAGCATCTCCAG GTCTCCACATGCTCACCATCCCTACCTGGCGCCCTGTGCAGCTGGGGACAGTTGCTGAGCTGAGGAGGTTTTTCATCGGTGGATCTCCTGAGCTGGAGGACTTAACCTACATCAGGATACCATCTACTTTTAAG GGAGAACGTCTGAGCCGCTTTGGGTTTCGCACAGAGACAACTGGGAGCGTCACGTTCCGGCTTTACTGCCTGCAGCAGTCTAA AGCCTTTCTGGAAAGCAGTGCCCGGAGGCAGTGCATGCAGAGTGTACTGGACCGGCTCGGAGGCTTCAGCCACCAGAGCTCTATCTACAACGTTTTGG AGGCTTTCCAGAGGGCACGGCGCCGGATGCAGGAGGCACGGGAGAGCCTTCCTCAAGACCTCATCAGCCCCTCTGCCTCCGCTGTGTGCCAGTCACAGGAGCCATGA
- the MKS1 gene encoding tectonic-like complex member MKS1 isoform X2: MAEPLRSAGPSAVYRSRDPVGSLRLRVRLQRVSAAGSLLPLPPPLAGTGEKRREREEEEEEVEEAEVAWQEKLFSQFEVDLYRHESACQTPLDREYRKEILKLEKAGGRKNRRVFTYTDHDRFTNLEERCQKVTDSDHEVPSFLAERMANVRRRRQDRRPIEASSLKSKIITWEPSEEFIKNNHVINTPVQTMYIMGDMGPYGKLGHREYEHVLCTIKVDSNGVITVKPDFTGTKGAYRIELDGEKREVWKYTIENASVQMQPEEEEREQRVFRDTLPGTLRLFVNGEIVSAQGYEYDNLYVRFFLELPNEWSSPAFQQLSGVTQTCATKTIGSENVAYFCYPFTLEMFFTQGDEAEDTVPEWPVLYFEVLSLDFWQRYRVEGYGSLVLPASPGLHMLTIPTWRPVQLGTVAELRRFFIGGSPELEDLTYIRIPSTFKGERLSRFGFRTETTGSVTFRLYCLQQSKAFLESSARRQCMQSVLDRLGGFSHQSSIYNVLEAFQRARRRMQEARESLPQDLISPSASAVCQSQEP, translated from the exons ATGGCGGAGCCGCTGCGGAGCGCAGGCCCGAGCGCCGTGTACCGCTCGCGGGACCCCGTGGGCAGCCTGCGCCTGCG GGTGAGGCTGCAGCGGGTCTCGGCCGCCGGGTCGCTCCTaccgctgccgccgccgctcGCCGGGACCGGGGAGAAACGGCGAGaacgggaggaggaggaggaggaggtggaggaggcgGAGGTGGCCTGGCAGGAGAAACTGTTCAGCCag TTTGAGGTGGATCTGTACCGGCATGAGTCCGCCTGCCAGACCCCGCTGGACCGAGAGTACCGCAAAGAGATCTTGAAGCTGGAGAAGGCTGGAGGGCGGAAGAACCGTCGTGTCTTCACCTACACAGATCATGACCGATTCACCAACCTGGAGGAG CGCTGCCAGAAGGTCACTGATTCAGATCATGAGGTTCCATCATTTCTGGCAGAGAGGATGGCCAACGTGAGGAGGCGAAGACAAGACCGTAGGCCAAT AGAAGCAAGTTCTCTGAAGTCAAAAATCATCACCTGGGAACCCTCAGAAGAGTTTATAAAGAACAATCATGTTATTAACACTCCTGTCCAGACCATGTACATCATGGGAGACATGGGACCTTATGGGAA GCTTGGCCACAGGGAGTATGAACATGTTCTCTGCACAATCAAAGTGGACAGCAATGGGGTGATCACAGTGAAGCCAGACTTTACTGGCACCAAAGGGGCCTATCG GATCGAGCTGGATGGGGAGAAGCGAGAGGTGTGGAAATACACCATTGAGAATGCGTCTGTCCAAATGCagccagaggaggaggagcgtGAGCAACGTGTGTTCAGAGAC ACCCTTCCTGGTACCCTGCGGCTCTTTGTGAATGGAGAGATAG TTTCAGCTCAAGGCTACGAGTATGACAACCTCTATGTCCGTTTTTTCCTGGAGTTGCCTAACG agtGGTCGAGCCCTGCATTCCAGCAGCTCTCAGGAGTGACACAGACCTGTGCCACTAAGACAATTGGCTCG GAGAATGTGGCATACTTCTGCTACCCCTTCACTTTGGAGATGTTTTTCACCCAAGGAGATGAAGCGGAAG ACACTGTCCCGGAATGGCCTGTGCTCTACTTTGAAGTCCTCTCCCTGGATTTCTGGCAAAGGTATCGCGTTGAAGGATATGGTTCTTTGGTGCTGCCAGCATCTCCAG GTCTCCACATGCTCACCATCCCTACCTGGCGCCCTGTGCAGCTGGGGACAGTTGCTGAGCTGAGGAGGTTTTTCATCGGTGGATCTCCTGAGCTGGAGGACTTAACCTACATCAGGATACCATCTACTTTTAAG GGAGAACGTCTGAGCCGCTTTGGGTTTCGCACAGAGACAACTGGGAGCGTCACGTTCCGGCTTTACTGCCTGCAGCAGTCTAA AGCCTTTCTGGAAAGCAGTGCCCGGAGGCAGTGCATGCAGAGTGTACTGGACCGGCTCGGAGGCTTCAGCCACCAGAGCTCTATCTACAACGTTTTGG AGGCTTTCCAGAGGGCACGGCGCCGGATGCAGGAGGCACGGGAGAGCCTTCCTCAAGACCTCATCAGCCCCTCTGCCTCCGCTGTGTGCCAGTCACAGGAGCCATGA
- the BCL7B gene encoding B-cell CLL/lymphoma 7 protein family member B isoform X2 — translation MSGRSVRAETRSRAKDDIKKVMAAIERVRRWEKKWVTVGDTSLRIFKWVPVADSKEKEKSKSGSSTAREPNGFAADTSANSSLLLEFQDENSNQSSLSDVYQLKVDSSPNSSPSPQQSESMSPAHTSDFRTDDSQPPTLGQETMEEPSLPSSEVADEPPTLTKEEPVPLETQVTEEEEDSGAPPLKRFCADQNSVCHTASES, via the exons ATGTCGGGCCGCTCGGTGCGCGCCGAGACCCGCAGCCGCGCCAAGGATGACATCAAAAAAGTGATGGCGGCCATCGAGCGCGTCCGCAGATg GGAGAAGAAGTGGGTGACAGTGGGTGACACCTCCCTGCGGATATTCAAGTGGGTGCCGGTGGCGGACAGCAAGGAG aaagagaaatccaaatcaggcagcagcactgcccgAGAACCCAATGGCTTTGCAGCGGACACCTCTGCCaactcctctctcctcctggaGTTCCAAG ATGAGAACAGCAACCAGAGCTCCCTGTCGGATGTCTACCAGCTCAAGGTGGACAGCAGCCCCAactccagccccagcccccaGCAGAGCGAGTCCATGAGTCCTGCCCACACGTCTGACTTCCGCACGGATGACTCACAGCCACCCACACTGGGGCAGGAGACCATGGAAG agccctccctgccttcctcGGAAGTTGCAGACGAGCCTCCTACTCTCACAAAGGAAGAGCCAGTCCCGCTTGAGACTCAG GTaactgaagaggaggaggactCCGGTGCGCCACCTCTGAAGAGATTTTGTGCCGATCAGAACTCTGTGTGCCACACGGCCTCGGAGAGCTAG